Proteins from one Aspergillus nidulans FGSC A4 chromosome VIII genomic window:
- a CDS encoding uncharacterized protein (transcript_id=CADANIAT00001106), producing the protein MAKQISRSGQENPKVAFISGPIDTGPDSIYFRTHYIKPIDVAIAAGHDFVIGPILSGVDADALDYLLDYPIAPSRITIFMTIAEDSAWGNIFRAQGINVFVLEDRQATTQNRDAAMTAATDYDILRWRTEEEAREFYGELYQPGRVTNTERNWRRRKGLS; encoded by the coding sequence ATGGCCAAGCAGATCTCCAGATCTGGCCAAGAAAATCCCAAAGTGGCCTTCATATCTGGCCCAATCGACACTGGCCCAGATAGTATCTACTTTCGCACCCACTACATAAAGCCGATAGATgtcgccattgccgctggaCATGATTTCGTCATAGGGCCGATCCTGTCAGGCGTCGACGCGGATGCCCTTGACTACTTGTTGGACTATCCTATCGCGCCATCACGAATAACTATTTTCATGACAATTGCCGAGGACAGCGCGTGGGGCAACATATTTCGAGCACAGGGGATTAATGTGtttgttcttgaagatcgACAGGCAACCACGCAGAATCGCGATGCAGCTATGACAGCAGCGACCGATTATGATATTTTGAGGTGGAgaacggaggaagaggccaGGGAATTTTATGGAGAGTTGTACCAGCCTGGACGCGTAACTAATACAgagaggaattggagaaggagaaaggggCTTTCCTGA
- a CDS encoding amidase (transcript_id=CADANIAT00001107), which yields MEPYRLTATQSLPLIQDAKLSVENYARSLLSRIESRDPTVQAWAYLNPEQVLEQARQLDRVPIDQRGPLHGVPIGVKDVIYTKDMPTEHNSPLYKDSNVPVDAASIAILRAAGALIFGKTTTTEFASVTIGPKTINPHSLPPNSIRTPGGSSSGSGAAVADFHVPLALGTQTGGSTIRPGSFNGIYAFKPTWGAVSREGQKVYSLTLDTLGIFARGVGDLKLVAGVLGIKDDQKPRKAESLKGEKFGLVKGPVWGLAGPGTINAMEKARCLLQAHGAIVEDVELPPEFDNMPDWHAKIMAADGRTTFLSEYRMDKNKLQDFLVNQVENINGWTHAQEIAAFDGVATLRPVIDDIANRYSALLTPSVPDEAPEGTLRTGSAAFNGMWTALHTPVVNIPGFQGTNGMPIGLSLVAARFHDEHLLSVAEAVGAVFEAEGGWKSAL from the exons ATGGAACCATACAGACTCACAGCCACCCAATCCCTTCCTCTCATCCAAGACGCAAAATTGAGCGTCGAGAACTACGCCCGCTCCCTTCTCTCCCGGATCGAGTCACGCGATCCCACCGTGCAAGCATGGGCATATCTAAACCCTGAACAAGTCCTTGAACAAGCCCGTCAATTGGATCGAGTGCCCATCGATCAGCGAGGCCCATTACATGGTGTTCCCATTGGTGTGAAGGATGTCATCTATACTAAGG ACATGCCAACAGAGCACAACTCCCCTCTCTACAAAGACAGCAACGTCCCCGTCGATGCAGCCTCTATCGCAATCCTTCGCGCTGCAGGGGCACTGATTTTCG ggaaaacAACAACGACTGAATTCGCTTCTGTGACAATCGGTCCCAAGACAATCAATCCGCACTCTCTGCCCCCAAATTCAATTCGCACGCCCGGCGGTTCAtcctctggctctggcgCCGCAGTCGCAGACTTCCACGTACCCCTTGCCCTGGGAACACAAACAGGTGGGTCAACCATCCGGCCGGGCTCATTCAACGGTATCTACGCGTTTAAACCGACGTGGGGCGCTGTGAGTCGCGAAGGGCAGAAGGTATACTCGCTCACGCTAGATACATTGGGGATTTTTGCCAGGGGGGTGGGTGATTTGAAGCTGGTGGCTGGGGTGTTGGGGATTAAGGATGATCAGAAACCCAGGAAGGCTGAGAGTCTCAAAGGGGAGAAGTTTGGGCTTGTCAAAGGTCCGGTTTGGGGTCTTGCGGGACCTGGCACAATTAATGCGATGGAGAAAGCAAGGTGTCTCCTTCAGGCACACGGAGCAATCGTGGAAGACGTGGAGCTTCCCCCCGAATTTGACAATATGCCAGACTGGCACGCAAAAATCATGGCTGCAGATGGACGAACAACTTTCCTGTCCGAGTACCGGATGGACAAGAACAAGCTACAGGACTTCTTGGTCAACCAGGTTGAGAATATCAACGGGTGGACACATGCGCAAGAAATCGCTGCTTTTGATGGCGTTGCGACGCTTAGACCGGTTATTGATGACATCGCAAATCGCTACTCTGCGCTGCTGACACCCAGCGTACCCGATGAAGCGCCTGAGGGGACTCTGAGGACGGGCAGTGCAGCGTTTAATGGGATGTGGACG GCGCTCCACACCCCCGTCGTGAATATCCCCGGATTTCAAGGAACCAACGGCATGCCAATTGGGTTGTCACTTGTGGCGGCCAGGTTTCATGACGAGCATCTTCTTTCCGTGGCAGAGGCTGTAGGGGCGGTTTTTGAGGCAGAGGGGGGATGGAAGTCAGCTTTGTGA
- a CDS encoding nucleobase cation symporter-1 family protein (transcript_id=CADANIAT00001108): protein MALRRFIQCIETDPAPKNHQSLGKGRWSNRDLEPTYPEERTWTWYNLPLFWFSVAFGATGWNVAASLVATGLAWNQAFIACCLGSFIAALGVIGMARPGATYHVGFPILARSTFGLYGSYFFVFIRAVVCIVWYGIQSMYGANLLSVMLRCMFGHKWTEFANALPASADVTSQQLLCFFLVWLAELPFCFIHPTKIHWLFSLKGVVMPFVTFGLFGWCVAHGAGISSIHLASSTAPSGANLGWAVMDGINVIMGSLSPMLVNQPDLARYCRKPRDAGWPQGAAVFVSKVVVFFLGLASTASIQGKWGTAYWNIWDLLSAILDHAWTPGSRCAVWIVAFSFLVSQFGTNFGGNSIPFGADMTGLFPRFLTIRRGQVLCAILGVCVVPWKLLASAGAFLSFLGSYNIFMAPLCAIIMTDYVSRNGNIHVASLYNGTKSGLYWFWSGINYLAVFAWMAGVALGLPGLVGEYQPEAVNAAAKNMFKMGWILTFVAAGFVYAVLFRIGGLRKKVYLEGYGVNNKGWEYLAKEERDWVLDGEREVVEEVVVSEGPKGVHEMEKGDKISV, encoded by the exons ATGGCACTCCGGCGTTTTATACAATGCATTGAAACTGATCCAGCCCCCAAAAACCACCAATCACTCGGCAAAGGACGATGGTCAAACAGAGATCTCGAGCCGACGTACCCTGAAGAGCGCACCTGGACTTG GTACAACCTCCCCCTCTTCTGGTTCTCAGTGGCGTTTGGTGCCACAGGGTGGAATGTTGCTGCGAGTTTGGTTGCGACGGGATTG GCCTGGAACCAAGCTTTTATCGCCTGCTGTCTTGGCTCGTTTATAGCAGCGTTAGGTGTAATCGGTATGGCACGTCCAGGTGCTACGTATCATGTAGGCTT TCCCATTCTCGCGCGCTCCACATTTGGCCTCTACGGCTCCTActttttcgtcttcatccgCGCAGTCGTATGCATCGTCTGGTACGGGATCCAGAGCATGTACGGCGCAAATCTTTTGTCCGTAATGCTCCGGTGCATGTTCGGACACAAGTGGACGGAGTTCGCGAACGCGCTGCCCGCGTCTGCAGATGTTACCtctcagcagctgctgtgtTTCTTCCTCGTGTGGTTGGCCGAGTTGCCGTTC TGCTTCATCCACCCCACCAAAATCCACTGGTTGTTCAGCCTGAAAGGCGTGGTGATGCCCTTTGTCACATTCGGGCTCTTCGGATGGTGCGTGGCACATGGGGCAGGGATCTCCAGTATCCACCTCGCTTCTAGCACGGCTCCCTCAGGCGCGAATTTAGGGTGGGCTGTCATGGACGGGATCAATGTGATCATGGGCTCGTTGAGTCCGATGCTCGTGAACCAGCCAGATCTTGCGCGCTATTGTCGCAAGCCGAGAGACGCGGGGTGGCCGCAGGGTGCCGCGGTGTTCGTGTCCAAGgttgtcgtcttcttttTGGGGCTGGCGAGTACAGCCAGTATCCAGGGGAAGTGGGGGACTGCATACT GGAATATCTGGGATCTCCTCTCCGCGATCCTTGACCACGCGTGGACGCCGGGCTCCCGCTGCGCAGTATGGATAGTCGCATTTAGTTTCCTCGTGAGCCAATTTGGGACGAACTTTGGCGGGAACTCGATTCCTTTCGGCGCAGATATGACGGGTCTCTTCCCGCGGTTCCTGACTATTCGACGCGGCCAGGTGCTATGCGCTATCCTCGGCGTCTGCGTCGTGCCGTGGAAGCTTCTTGCCAGTGCGGGTGCTTTCTTGAGTTTCTTGGGAAGCTATAACATTTTTATGGCGCCGCTTTGTGCT ATAATAATGACGGACTACGTCTCTCGCAACGGCAACATCCACGTTGCCTCATTGTACAATGGCACGAAATCAGGTCTGTACTGGTTCTGGTCTGGGATCAATTATCTCGCTGTGTTTGCATGGATGGCTGGCGTTGCGCTCGGCCTACCCGGCCTGGTAGGCGAATACCAGCCTGAAGCCGTGAATGCAGCCGCAAAGAATATGTTTAAGATGGGCTGGATTCTCACCTTTGTGGCTGCGGGGTTCGTGTATGCGGTTCTTTTCAGGATCGGTGGGCTCAGGAAAAAAGTTTACCTGGAGGGATATGGTGTCAACAATAAAGGATGGGAGTATCTggccaaggaagagagagattggGTGCTTGACGGAGAGAGGGAGGTTGTCGAGGAAGTGGTGGTATCGGAGGGGCCGAAGGGGGTGCATGAGATGGAGAAAGGCGATAAGATCAGTGTTTGA
- a CDS encoding uncharacterized protein (transcript_id=CADANIAT00001109), giving the protein MPEAYASHPDYGYARDFKGYGESGLKITWPNNAKIAVSFVINYEEGGERSVLEGDGVSESNLRENPTGPQSINERNYNAESEYEYGSRAGWWRLFRLFQKHGMKFTLYAVARALEHNPDVAKRCVEEGHDIASHAYRWVNYHDFSIEKEKDYIRKAVTSLKSLTGYAPKGWYYGRPSPHSRTLVPQVYEEMGEELLWASDTYADDVPYWIDLPTERDLPADRAKGCLMIPYSYDCNDFKFHVPGSGFRDPDGFLTHLKNAFDVLYEEGEEGSPKMMTIGLHCRIIGRPGRFKALKEFVEYIAAKEGVWVATRTEIAEVFRETFPYKKGVLAEATIYE; this is encoded by the exons ATGCCTGAAGCCTACGCTAGCCATCCTGACTACGGCTACGCCCGCGACTTTAAGGGCTACGGCGAGTCCGGCCTGAAAATCACCTGGCCCAACAATGCCAAAATCGCCGTCTCGTTTGTGATCAATTATGAAGAG GGCGGCGAACGGTCCGTCCTGGAAGGCGACGGCGTCTCCGAATCAAATCTGCGTGAGAACCCAACAGGACCCCAGAGCATAAATGAGCGGAATTACAACGCCGAGTCAGAATACGAGTACGGTAGTCGCGCGGGTTGGTGGCGGCTCTTCCGACTGTTCCAAAAACACGGCATGAAGTTCACGCTCTATGCCGTTGCGCGCGCGCTAGAGCATAATCCAGATGTGGCAAAGCGCTGTGTGGAAGAGGGGCACGATATTGCGTCGCACGCTTACCGCTGGGTCAATTATCATGATTTCAGTAtcgagaaggaaaaggactACATCCGCAAGGCTGTCACGTCTCTAAAATCTCTTACAGGATACGCACCCAAGGGGTGGTACTACGGGCGACCTAGCCCGCATTCGCGGACCCTAGTTCCACAGGTTTACGAGGAGATGggcgaagagcttctctGGGCGAGCGATACCTACGCCGACGATGTCCCTTACTGGATTGATTTGCCCACTGAGCGGGATCTCCCTGCTGACCGCGCGAAAGGGTGCCTGATGATTCCCTACAGCTACGACTGCAACGACTTCAAGTTCCATGTTCCGGGTTCCGGCTTCAGGGATCCAGATGGATTCCTGACGCACTTGAAAAACGCATTTGATGTGCTTtatgaggaaggagaggaaggcagtccgaagatgatgacgattGGATTGCACTGTAGGATTATTGGACGCCCAGGGCGGTTCAAGGCGCTGAAGGAGTTTGTTGAGTATATTGCTGCGAAGGAGGGAGTTTGGGTTGCAACCAGAACAGAGATTGCAGAGGTTTTTAGGGAGACGTTTCCGTATAAGAAGGGGGTGTTGGCCGAGGCGACAATTTATGAGTGA
- a CDS encoding uncharacterized protein (transcript_id=CADANIAT00001110), translating into MGNDKGATAHVTIFSLPRMTLDSSDNLQSGLLSASLILNDEFTGIWPSPDIGLTPPETPIFANGSRSTPFDDSSAACLDGTPGTVFPGPGRELPNLTEYKVLQPHGRRGMGVGILKKWFDQHCDKPYPSKEEKTELASRSGLTLTQISTWFANTRRRRKNKSPCPNPLLTSTRHSRRPLEGELSLMSPMERWRNSPPEAEGASLDAIMGAVVSSDYPAHQDPYIRYSEHSTPSDARSAASSNASGSAVSNNSVSSTHSIGSHSSAGSFYRFYSAEAPRRRRRRKRATVYPKRAAKTQEPRPYQCTFCTDTFRTKYDWTRHEKTLHLSLESYTCCSSGPTYTDTAGSQRCCFCDHLQPTDTHIESHYYSRCQEKPVVLRTFYRKDHLVQHLRLVHGVSQFLPGMEGWKMQVDNINSRCGLCDTTFVSWSARNEHIGQHFRNGALMKDWKGSRGLDPSVAFAVENAMPPYLIGIEAVTPDPFSASRLPNQSYPGDSMPTTWPQLQSGAKRSPFNHFTVDLTNFVREAQFLNQPITDTVLQTAGRRILFDDEDTWNQTPADNPEWLQMFKRAVCLECEGEDNLSSGRPPLSVEDFDFFPSSAEPWAVWNIFDANLRTGESTDAMELGISLPWRDSGTGAASRNSCTEDKRTEPESLPELTSASLVELQQCYRH; encoded by the exons ATGGGTAATGACAAGGGCGCGACAGCCCACGTGACTATATTTTCTTTG CCCCGGATGACGCTCGATAGCTCAGACAATCTTCAAAGTGGGTTGCTGTCGGCGAGTTTGATCTTAAATGACGAATTTACTGGAATCTGGCCGTCACCGGATATTGGGCTCACTCCGCCGGAGACTCCCATCTTCGCCAACGGGTCCCGCTCCACGCCTTTTGATGATTCCAGTGCAGCATGTTTAGATGGGACACCAGGTACAGTATTCCCAGGCCCAGGCCGGGAATTACCCAACCTCACAGAATACAAGGTGTTACAGCCGCACGGTAGGAGAGGAATGGGAGTGGGTATTCTAAAAAAATGGTTCGACCAGCATTGCGATAAGCCCTATCcaagcaaggaggagaagacggaACTAGCCAGCCGATCGGGTCTGACGCTTACCCAGATATCTACATGGTTTGCGAACACTCGCAGGCGACGCAAGAACAAGTCCCCGTGTCCAAACCCACTACTGACTTCGACTCGACATTCGAGACGGCCTTTAGAAGGAGAGCTGAGCCTTATGAGTCCTatggagagatggaggaaCTCTCCCCCTGAGGCTGAGGGCGCGTCCTTGGATGCCATTATGGGTGCTGTGGTCAGCAGTGACTATCCCGCACATCAGGATCCCTACATCAGATACTCGGAGCATTCTACGCCAAGTGACGCCCGGTCAGCAGCCTCGTCAAATGCCTCTGGGTCTGCCGTTTCGAACAACTCAGTATCATCTACTCATAGCATTGGGTCACATAGCTCGGCTGGTTCATTTTATCGGTTCTACTCGGCCGAAGCGCCAAGGCgccgaagacggagaaaaCGGGCAACTGTTTACCCAAAGCGAGCGGCGAAGACTCAAGAACCAAGGCCATATCAATGTACCTTCTGCACCGACACCTTTCGCACCAAGTACGACTGGACGCGGCACGAGAAGACTCTGCATCTCTCTTTAGAAAGTTATACCTGCTGTTCAAGCGGGCCAACCTATACTGATACAGCGGGGTCCCAACGATGTTGCTTCTGCGACCATCTTCAGCCTACAGATACACATATCGAATCACATTACTATTCCAGATGCCAAGAAAAGCCGGTAGTCCTCCGTACATTCTATCGCAAGGATCACCTCGTCCAGCATCTGCGTCTTGTGCACGGCGTAAGCCAGTTCCTTCCAGGAATGGAAGGCTGGAAAATGCAAGTTGATAACATCAACTCGCGATGCGGGCTGTGTGATACGACCTTTGTCTCGTGGTCAGCACGAAATGAACATATTGGACAGCATTTTCGGAACGGCGCGCTAatgaaggactggaaaggTTCAAGGGGACTCGACCCGTCTGTGGCCTTTGCCGTGGAAAACGCCATGCCGCCGTACCTGATTGGCATCGAGGCTGTGACACCGGATCCGTTCAGCGCTTCGCGCCTGCCGAACCAGTCATACCCAGGCGATAGTATGCCAACTACTTGGCCGCAGCTGCAAAGTGGTGCGAAACGGTCACCCTTCAACCATTTTACCGTGGATCTTACAAATTTTGTGCGTGAAGCCCAGTTTCTCAATCAACCCATCACGGACACTGTGCTCCAAACTGCCGGGCGCCGAATCCTtttcgatgatgaggacACGTGGAATCAGACACCGGCAGACAATCCAGAGTGGTTGCAGATGTTCAAACGAGCGGTCTGTCTTGAGTGTGAAGGGGAGGATAACCTATCCTCAGGCCGCCCACCTCTGAGCGTCGAGGATTTtgatttcttcccttcatcCGCTGAGCCGTGGGCTGTGTGGAACATTTTCGATGCCAACCTCAGGACTGGCGAAAGCACAGATGCTATGGAACTGGGTATCTCGCTTCCATGGCGGGACTCTGGCACTGGCGCAGCTTCGAGAAATTCTTGTACAGAAGATAAGCGAACCGAACCTGAGAGCCTACCGGAACTCACATCGGCCTCACTTGTCGAACTCCAACAATGCTATCGTCACTGA
- a CDS encoding glycoside hydrolase family 115 protein (transcript_id=CADANIAT00001111), which produces MAALPFALVCLLAVLVTTSLAILEKQIVTFHPQAGAVPIHNAAILYDTQDPVAVEIATESLANDIENIREEDLVALLYHYWADVPPTWHSTIYALPKTTKQGPPSVKYRGLFINDEAPALTSWWSKKHSVDHYPLDAEFYRHVFDLILRLKGNFIWPAMWASHHEPMQRATNEWNSSETGEWDWTVNKAKVTRFMREGVRRAAKNETYFTLGMRGASDSAISAPDPIALLEEVFETQRDMLTEEYGNLSDVKQVWTTYKEVATYYAGGLNPPEDVTLVFTDDNWGNIMRLPNAEEAARPGGIGLYYHFEYVGRPKSYKWQNTNNLAKVYKELSQALERGADRIWVFNVADIKPMELPFAFAMDLVWSSSRFDFSTIPRYLKAFVLRELGCKDNEAEEIASILLQHSELVGRRKYEGVTSATYSFYNYHEVERVLQEWEDLGDRVTKALAFMFSASQAAFTHLVQYPVQAGLIYHRIVLGQTINQQFAIQRRTQQIQLQSKSSQRLKQTQISEKSFMPCLAANGMGLWTNQSWSNGNGRRGCTLLGTLFRTCHLCSRDRTSFITWVTWEYTLRDREVPLCSPPILPTMDPYGPAFYTVDLFHRGNHRKPISFNLSIPYEWINISLVSGKLSQENPEERLTVSIDWPKVPESFNETVLIDIHYDTQPHFENLHIPILNRPALPAGFHGFPATNGYVSIEAAHSQRAISGSDTVSFKALPHLGTRTKSGAVALRPYEAARVSTSTAQNTRVEYDVFLLGSSKNLTATLFLTQNSDTDPSLPMQYSLAIDSSEASFTRLLQEPETPGDLPDIWTDQVEDEVWTVQVQLGPVSAGKHTLAWRVNSPEVYLEKVVLDTAGAVRKSYLGPPER; this is translated from the exons ATGGCAGCTTTGCCCTTTGCCCTTGTATGTCTTCTAGCTGTTCTCGTTACAACAAGCCTGGCTATCCTAGAGAAGCAGATTGTTACATTCCATCCCCAGGCAGGAGCAGTTCCAATTCATAATGCCGCAATACTATATGATACTCAAGACCCTGTTGCCGTCGAAATCGCTACAGAAAGCCTGGCAAATGATATCGAGAATATACGGGAAGAAGACCTCGTCGCTCTGCT GTACCACTACTGGGCCGACGTACCCCCCACCTGGCATTCCACCATCTACGCTCTCCCGAAGACAACGAAGCAAGGCCCACCGAGTGTGAAGTACCGCGGGCTCTTCATAAATGACGAAGCACCCGCCCTGACAAGTTGGTGGTCCAAGAAACACAGTGTGGACCACTACCCACTCGACGCCGAATTCTACCGACACGTCTTTGATCTGATTCTGCGACTGAAGGGAAACTTCATCTGGCCGGCCATGTGGGCGTC CCATCATGAGCCCATGCAGCGCGCGACCAATGAGTGGAATTCGTCAGAAACGGGTGAGTGGGATTGGACGGTCAACAAAGCAAAGGTGACAAGGTTTATGCGAGAAGGCGTGAGACGTGCAGCGAAGAACGAGACTTACTTTACGCTGGGGATGCGTGGTGCTAGTGACAGTGCCATCAGTGCACCCGATCCCATTGCGCTGCTAGAAGAAGTTTTTGAAACGCAGAGGGACATGCTGACGGAGGAATACGGCAATCTCTCAGATGTGAAAC AGGTCTGGACCACATACAAGGAGGTCGCAACCTACTACGCCGGGGGATTGAACCCGCCGGAGGACGTAACCCTCGTGTTCACGGACGATAACTGGGGAAATATTATGCGGTTACCGAATGCCGAAGAGGCCGCGAGACCTGGTGGGATTGGG CTCTATTACCATTTTGAGTACGTTGGCCGTCCTAAGAGTTACAAGTGGCAGAACACAAATAACCTC GCCAAAGTCTACAAAGAGCTATCTCAGGCTCTAGAGCGAGGTGCAGACCGGATTTGGGTCTTTAACGTCGCCGACATCAAGCCAATGGAGTTGCCGTTTGCCTTCGCGATGGATCTGGTGTGGAGCTCATCGCGGTTTGATTTCTCCACTATTCCGAGATATCTCAAGGCATTCGTCTTGCGGGAGCTCGGATGCAAGGACaacgaagcagaggagattgcgtctatcctcctccagcacagtGAGCTTGTTGGGCGCCGCAAGTACGAAGGGGTTACATCCGCGACCTATTCCTTCTACAACTATCATGAGGTCGAACGAGTCCTGCAAGAATGGGAAGACCTTGGAGACAGAGTGACAAAGGCCCTCGCCTTCATGTTCTCAGCCAGCCAAGCTGCATTCACACACCTTGTCCAGTATCCCGTCCAGGCCGGCCTGATTTACCACCGCATCGTCCTTGGACAGACGATTAACCAGCAATTCGCGATTCAACGCCGAACACAGCAAATACAGTTGCAGAGCAAATCCTCGCAGCGGCTGAAGCAGACTCAGATCTCAGAGAAGAGTTTCATGCCATGCTTGGCGGCAAATGGGATGGGATTATGGACCAACCAAAGCTggagcaatggcaatgggaGACGTGGCTGTACCCTTCTCGGGACATTATTCAGAACCTGTCATTTGTGCAGCCGTGACAGGACTTCGTTTATAACCTGGGTAACCTGGGAATATACGCTGAGGGATCGCGAAGTGCCGCTATGCAGTC CGCCTATATTGCCGACGATGGACCCATACGGCCCGGCCTTTTACACGGTAGACCTTTTCCACCGGGGCAATCACCGGAAACCCATCTCATTCAATTTGAGCATACCCTACGAGTGGATCAATATCAGCCTTGTCTCGGGCAAGCTCTCGCAAGAAAACCCAGAGGAACGCCTGACAGTGTCAATCGACTGGCCTAAAGTCCCTGAGAGCTTCAACGAGACCGTACTCATAGACATTCACTATGACACCCAGCCGCATTTTGAAAACCTCCACATCCCTATTCTGAATAGACCTGCCCTTCCGGCTGGTTTCCATGGcttcccagcaacaaacgGCTACGTATCGATCGAGGCGGCGCACTCCCAGCGTGCCATAAGTGGCTCAGATACGGTCTCGTTCAAAGCCCTGCCCCATCTGGGAACTCGCACCAAGTCCGGCGCCGTCGCGTTGAGGCCATACGAAGCCGCACGGGTGTCAACCAGCACAGCACAGAATACAAGAGTTGAATACGACGTCTTTCTCCTCGGGAGCAGCAAGAACCTAACTGCCACGCTTTTTCTCACTCAAAATTCTGATACAGATCCTTCCCTGCCAATGCAGTACTCCCTGGCCATAGACTCAAGTGAAGCGAGTTTTACCCGCTTGCTCCAGGAACCCGAGACTCCCGGTGACTTGCCGGATATTTGGACGGATcaagtggaagatgaagTTTGGACTGTGCAGGTGCAATTGGGCCCTGTTTCTGCTGGTAAACATACACTTGCCTGGCGGGTTAATTCGCCGGAGGTTTATCTTGAAAAAGTTGTCTTGGATACGGCGGGGGCTGTTCGAAAGAGTTACCTTGGGCCTCCTGAACGGTGA
- a CDS encoding alpha/beta hydrolase (transcript_id=CADANIAT00001112), translated as MSSHPSTIRPPLDPELAVAQKSFPRTPLRESLSARRKAAILTWESISGGREALISHSEVDIPGPAGTLRTSVLRSTKAEHQAQPASKTVGIVHFHGGGHVTADRFVGLNTLFDIIEKLGAVVVSAEYRLAPEHPQPAQVEDSYAALRWAHSHASELGFNPDKLVTCGGSAGGNLTAGVSLLARDRAGPKLLGQMLFYPWVDDATTSHSIEQFGDVAPWTKDDNAYGLDLALGKNREYASIYSLPARAAETQQGLSGLPPTYLDVGEADVFRDQDMEFAGNLWKAGVQTELHVWPGAWHAFDTFAPEASVSKRAFKARLEWLEKLLEATDAGISA; from the coding sequence ATGTCTAGCCATCCGTCAACGATTCGCCCACCCCTCGACCCTGAGCTAGCCGTCGCTCAAAAAAGCTTCCCCAGAACCCCGCTACGCGAAAGCCTTTCTGCACGCCGCAAGGCCGCAATTCTAACGTGGGAGTCCATAAGCGGCGGCAGAGAGGCTTTAATCTCGCACTCAGAAGTCGACATCCCAGGCCCCGCAGGAACATTACGCACTTCAGTCTTGCGCTCGACGAAAGCCGAACATCAAGCTCAGCCAGCATCGAAGACTGTCGGAATTGTCCATTTTCACGGCGGCGGCCACGTCACGGCCGATCGGTTCGTTGGGCTCAACACGCTCTTCGACATCATTGAGAAACTCGGTGCGGTTGTGGTATCTGCTGAGTACCGGCTCGCCCCCGAGCACCCGCAGCCGGCGCAGGTCGAGGATTCTTACGCGGCATTACGCTGGGCCCACTCCCACGCCTCGGAGCTTGGATTCAACCCCGATAAACTGGTAACATGCGGCGGTTCCGCAGGTGGAAACCTCACAGCGGGCGTCTCGTTACTTGCACGAGACCGTGCCGGGCCGAAGCTTCTCGGCCAGATGCTTTTCTATCCTTGGGTTGACGACGCCACGACTTCTCATTCCATAGAACAGTTCGGTGATGTTGCGCCCTGGACAAAAGACGATAACGCGTATGGTCTCGACCTCGCGCTTGGTAAAAACCGCGAATATGCTAGCATTTATTCACTGCCTGCGCGTGCAGCCGAAACACAACAAGGTCTGTCGGGTCTTCCGCCGACGTACCTAGATGTCGGCGAGGCGGATGTCTTTCGGGACCAGGATATGGAGTTTGCGGGAAACCTTTGGAAGGCAGGCGTTCAGACAGAGCTGCATGTTTGGCCAGGGGCGTGGCATGCGTTTGATACTTTTGCGCCGGAGGCGAGCGTTAGTAAGAGGGCATTCAAGGCGAGACTGGAatggctggagaagttgcttGAGGCCACTGATGCAGGCATTTCAGCGTAG